In one Paracoccus everestensis genomic region, the following are encoded:
- a CDS encoding cysteine desulfurase-like protein — protein MTMTALDMAHVQSRFPGLTNDWVFFDNAGGSQICQPALDRVVEFLTHRNVQIGGSYAVSQAAAEALMLGRRAAQTLVNAARPEEIVFGPSTTVLLQNLATAMRSQFRPGDEVIVTMADHESNIGPWMRLADFGVTVKVWPLNPQTQDLQLSDLAPLMTDRTRLVCVTHVSNILGKVHPVADFARFVHDHGALICVDAVAYAPHRLIDVRAWDVDYYVFSLYKAYGPHGALMYGKYDLLADLDGLYHYFYGKDKVPGKLEPGNPSYESAYSTDGIVDYLTGLARHHGATGDRRALVAAAYDRITAHEDLLTDRLLSWLGGRNDCRIVGEGTNRDSTRVPTIAFKFDSVDSGNLVRAMDGHGIAMRFGDFHSRRLVEHLGQDHAGGVLRVSMVHYNTVEQVDRLTEALGSILAKAA, from the coding sequence ATGACAATGACAGCTCTCGACATGGCCCATGTGCAGTCCCGGTTTCCCGGCCTGACGAACGACTGGGTGTTCTTCGACAATGCGGGCGGGTCGCAGATCTGCCAGCCTGCGCTGGACCGGGTGGTCGAATTCCTGACACATCGCAACGTCCAGATCGGCGGCAGCTATGCCGTGTCCCAAGCTGCGGCCGAGGCGCTGATGCTGGGCCGCAGGGCGGCCCAGACGCTGGTCAACGCCGCCCGCCCCGAGGAGATCGTCTTCGGTCCCTCGACCACGGTGCTGTTGCAGAACCTGGCAACCGCGATGCGCAGCCAGTTCCGCCCCGGCGACGAGGTGATCGTGACCATGGCCGATCATGAAAGCAATATCGGTCCCTGGATGCGGCTGGCCGATTTCGGCGTGACGGTGAAGGTCTGGCCCCTGAACCCGCAGACACAGGATTTGCAGCTGTCGGATCTGGCCCCCCTGATGACCGACCGCACGCGCCTGGTTTGCGTGACCCATGTGTCCAACATCCTGGGCAAGGTGCATCCCGTCGCGGATTTTGCCCGTTTCGTGCATGACCATGGCGCGCTGATCTGCGTGGATGCGGTGGCATACGCCCCCCACCGGCTGATCGACGTGCGGGCTTGGGATGTCGATTACTATGTCTTCAGCCTTTACAAGGCCTACGGCCCGCATGGCGCGCTGATGTACGGCAAATACGACCTGCTGGCCGACCTGGACGGGCTTTACCATTATTTCTATGGCAAGGACAAAGTCCCCGGAAAGCTGGAACCGGGCAACCCCAGCTATGAATCCGCCTATAGCACCGACGGGATCGTGGATTACCTGACCGGCCTTGCGCGCCACCATGGCGCCACCGGCGACCGCCGCGCCTTGGTTGCCGCCGCCTATGACCGCATCACCGCGCACGAGGATCTGCTGACCGACCGGCTGCTGTCCTGGCTGGGGGGCCGCAACGATTGCCGCATCGTTGGTGAGGGAACGAACCGCGACAGCACCCGCGTGCCCACCATCGCGTTCAAGTTCGACTCCGTGGATTCCGGCAACCTCGTCCGCGCCATGGACGGCCACGGCATCGCCATGCGCTTTGGCGATTTCCATTCCCGCCGCCTGGTCGAGCATCTGGGCCAGGATCACGCAGGCGGCGTTTTGCGCGTCTCGATGGTGCATTACAACACGGTGGAACAGGTGGACCGGCTGACCGAGGCGCTGGGCTCGATCCTGGCCAAGGCGGCATGA
- a CDS encoding basic amino acid ABC transporter substrate-binding protein, whose translation MRRLGLALAVLAGTAWSAAAQDKLTVGANIGNVPWEFQDETGQFVGFEIDLVAAVAERLGAEVETVNIPFNGLFSAVQSGRIDIATSSITITDERLKSVSFAQPYYDSDQSLTVAEGGPASLEELKGKVVGVDTGSTGDMWASDQQAAYGFAEIRRYEGLAPAMLDLNAGRIDGYISDIPALLYYVKDKPELKVVARIETGEKYSMMFAKDAELATQVNAVLDDLKTEGVMAQLHEKWFGVAPDAGSSTVTVLPMPRLN comes from the coding sequence ATGCGACGCCTTGGCTTGGCCTTGGCGGTGCTGGCCGGGACGGCATGGTCCGCTGCCGCGCAGGACAAGCTGACGGTCGGGGCAAACATCGGCAACGTGCCATGGGAGTTCCAGGACGAAACCGGTCAGTTCGTGGGGTTCGAGATCGATTTGGTCGCTGCCGTCGCCGAACGTCTGGGGGCCGAGGTCGAGACGGTAAACATCCCCTTCAACGGCCTGTTTTCCGCCGTGCAATCGGGGCGGATCGACATTGCCACCTCGTCCATCACCATCACGGACGAGCGGCTGAAGTCGGTCAGCTTCGCCCAGCCTTATTATGACAGTGACCAGTCGCTGACGGTTGCCGAAGGCGGTCCCGCCTCTCTTGAGGAATTGAAGGGCAAGGTGGTCGGCGTCGATACCGGATCGACCGGCGATATGTGGGCCAGCGACCAGCAGGCCGCCTATGGCTTTGCCGAAATCCGCCGCTATGAAGGCCTTGCCCCCGCCATGCTGGACCTGAACGCAGGACGCATCGACGGCTATATCTCGGACATTCCGGCGTTGCTGTATTACGTCAAGGACAAGCCGGAACTGAAGGTCGTGGCGCGGATCGAGACCGGCGAGAAATACTCGATGATGTTCGCCAAGGATGCCGAGCTGGCAACGCAGGTGAACGCGGTGCTGGACGACCTCAAGACCGAGGGGGTGATGGCCCAGTTGCACGAAAAATGGTTCGGCGTGGCGCCTGACGCCGGATCGTCGACCGTGACCGTCCTGCCGATGCCCAGGCTGAACTGA
- a CDS encoding phosphatase PAP2 family protein — MSHTTDPPDHPAPQTEGLERMDVEAAASAARHRHHPVVQTLGTASELADQIPLALVCGAVIAGGLVSGRPHVARTGMRMMAAHILANVVKRRIKNRLRRTRPEEIVKDRDYAFEVGESEGGHDTSFPSGHTAGAVAVAAVVVRDVPPLALPASIAAALASGVQIPRARHYPVDVAAGAALGLTAARLVDLLLPGAPNPRSQEKHHVG; from the coding sequence ATGTCACACACAACTGATCCCCCGGACCATCCCGCCCCCCAAACCGAGGGGTTGGAGCGGATGGATGTCGAGGCAGCGGCATCGGCCGCCCGGCACCGCCATCATCCCGTGGTCCAGACCCTTGGCACGGCCAGCGAACTGGCCGACCAAATCCCGTTGGCCCTGGTCTGCGGCGCGGTCATCGCGGGCGGGCTGGTCAGCGGGCGGCCCCATGTCGCGCGCACGGGAATGCGGATGATGGCGGCCCATATCCTGGCCAATGTCGTCAAGCGCCGGATCAAGAACCGTCTGCGCCGCACCCGCCCCGAAGAAATCGTCAAGGACCGCGATTATGCTTTCGAGGTGGGGGAAAGCGAGGGTGGGCATGACACATCCTTCCCGTCGGGCCATACCGCCGGGGCGGTCGCGGTGGCGGCGGTGGTGGTGCGCGACGTGCCGCCCCTGGCCCTGCCCGCAAGCATTGCCGCAGCACTGGCATCCGGCGTGCAGATCCCGCGCGCCAGACACTACCCGGTCGACGTGGCCGCCGGTGCGGCGCTTGGCCTGACCGCCGCTCGCCTGGTCGATCTGCTGCTGCCGGGCGCCCCCAATCCCCGATCACAGGAGAAACATCATGTCGGATAA
- a CDS encoding amino acid ABC transporter ATP-binding protein codes for MTGFVSIRNLRKSYGSFEALRGIDLDVAKGEVVCIIGPSGSGKSTLIRCINRLESFSPESEIRVDGIPVATGRALARVRAEVGMVFQSFNLFPHLTVRENVMLAPRKVRGASRTDAAQRADELLARVGIANQADKYPEHLSGGQQQRVAIARALAMDPQVMLFDEPTSALDPEMVGEVLDVMRDLARTGVTMIVVTHEMGFASQVADRVIFMDAGQIVEQGPPAQVLANPAHPRTRNFLGAVLNH; via the coding sequence ATGACGGGCTTTGTCAGCATCCGAAACCTTCGCAAGTCCTATGGCAGCTTCGAGGCGCTGCGGGGCATCGACCTGGATGTCGCCAAGGGAGAGGTGGTCTGCATCATCGGCCCATCGGGGTCAGGCAAGTCCACCCTGATCCGCTGCATCAACCGGCTGGAAAGCTTTTCGCCCGAAAGCGAGATCCGTGTGGACGGAATCCCCGTTGCCACCGGCCGCGCCTTGGCGCGTGTCCGGGCCGAGGTTGGCATGGTGTTCCAGTCCTTCAACCTGTTCCCGCACCTGACGGTGCGCGAAAACGTCATGCTGGCCCCCCGCAAGGTGCGCGGGGCGTCGCGCACCGATGCCGCGCAACGGGCCGACGAGCTGCTGGCACGCGTGGGCATCGCCAACCAGGCCGATAAGTATCCCGAACACCTGTCGGGCGGGCAGCAGCAGCGCGTGGCGATTGCCCGCGCCCTTGCCATGGACCCGCAGGTGATGCTGTTCGACGAACCGACCAGTGCCCTTGACCCCGAGATGGTGGGCGAGGTTCTGGACGTGATGCGCGACCTGGCGCGCACGGGCGTGACCATGATCGTCGTCACGCACGAGATGGGCTTCGCGTCCCAGGTCGCCGACCGCGTGATCTTCATGGACGCGGGCCAGATTGTCGAACAAGGCCCGCCCGCGCAGGTGCTGGCTAATCCCGCCCACCCGCGCACCCGGAATTTCCTGGGCGCCGTACTGAACCACTGA
- the tpa gene encoding hypotaurine--pyruvate aminotransferase Tpa, protein MSLDLNQNDLSHVVSADRAHVWHHLSQHKPYETTDPRVFVEGKGMRLWDTNGREYLDAVSGGVWTVNVGYGRESIANAVRDQLVKLNYYAGAAGNVPAALFAERLIAKMPGMSRVYYSNSGSEANEKVYKMVRQIAHRQHGGRKWKILYRDRDYHGTTIGTLATSGQDQRAAQYGPYPDGFVRVPHCLEYRAQWDVENYGQRAADAIEEAILREGPDTVGAIVLEPITAGGGVIVPPEGYWPRVQEICRKYDILLHIDEVVCGLGRTGTWFGYQHYGIQPDFVTMAKGVASGYAAISCTVTTEAVFEMFKDVPEDTMSHFRDISTFGGCTAGPVAALENMRIIEDEGLLENTVAMGERVLANLRALQERHPVIGDVRGKGLFCGAELVADRTTKEPLDERRVQAVVADCLSQGVIIGATNRSLPGLNNTLCLSPALIATKDDIDRITDAIDTALTRVMT, encoded by the coding sequence ATGTCTCTTGATCTGAACCAGAACGACCTGTCCCATGTGGTGTCTGCCGACCGCGCCCATGTCTGGCATCACCTGTCCCAGCACAAACCCTATGAAACCACCGACCCGCGTGTCTTTGTGGAAGGCAAGGGGATGCGGCTTTGGGACACCAACGGGCGCGAGTATCTGGACGCGGTTTCTGGCGGCGTGTGGACGGTCAACGTGGGCTATGGTCGGGAAAGCATTGCCAATGCGGTGCGCGACCAACTGGTCAAGCTGAACTATTATGCGGGGGCGGCGGGCAACGTCCCGGCGGCGCTGTTTGCAGAACGGCTGATCGCCAAGATGCCGGGGATGAGCCGGGTCTATTATTCGAACTCCGGGTCCGAGGCCAACGAGAAGGTCTACAAGATGGTCCGCCAGATCGCCCACAGGCAGCATGGCGGCAGAAAGTGGAAAATCCTGTATCGTGACCGCGATTATCACGGCACCACCATCGGCACGCTGGCGACCAGCGGCCAGGACCAGCGGGCCGCCCAATACGGCCCCTATCCCGACGGCTTCGTCCGCGTGCCGCATTGCCTGGAATACCGTGCCCAGTGGGATGTGGAAAACTATGGGCAGCGCGCGGCGGACGCCATCGAGGAAGCGATCCTGCGCGAAGGCCCCGACACCGTGGGCGCCATCGTGCTGGAGCCGATCACCGCGGGCGGCGGGGTGATCGTGCCGCCCGAGGGATACTGGCCGCGGGTCCAGGAGATCTGCCGCAAGTACGACATCCTTCTGCACATCGACGAGGTGGTCTGCGGCCTGGGCCGCACCGGCACCTGGTTCGGATACCAGCATTACGGCATCCAGCCCGACTTCGTCACCATGGCCAAGGGGGTGGCCTCGGGCTATGCGGCGATCAGTTGCACAGTGACGACGGAAGCCGTCTTCGAGATGTTCAAGGACGTCCCCGAGGACACGATGAGCCATTTCCGCGACATCTCGACCTTTGGCGGCTGCACGGCGGGTCCGGTGGCCGCGCTGGAAAATATGCGCATCATCGAGGACGAGGGACTGCTGGAAAACACCGTGGCGATGGGAGAGCGGGTGCTGGCCAACCTGCGGGCGCTGCAAGAGCGTCATCCGGTGATCGGCGACGTGCGCGGCAAGGGGCTGTTCTGCGGGGCCGAACTGGTCGCCGACCGCACCACAAAGGAGCCGCTGGACGAACGCCGCGTTCAGGCCGTGGTGGCCGATTGCCTGAGCCAGGGCGTGATCATCGGCGCGACCAACCGCAGCTTGCCGGGCCTGAACAACACGCTGTGCCTGTCGCCCGCGCTGATCGCCACAAAGGACGACATCGACCGGATCACCGATGCAATCGACACGGCGTTGACGCGAGTGATGACCTAA
- a CDS encoding amino acid ABC transporter permease translates to MDIFDTFLNAEIMRRSLPMLMQGLWITLQLGAASIVAGLALGLALAMTRLYAAAPLRLLTRVYIDVFRSIPLLVLLIIVYYALPFVGLRLSPFVSAMTALTLVSGAYTAEIFRAGIEAIPKGQFEASAALGLSGPQTMKEVILPQAVKIVIPPLTNNSINVVKDTALASVVAMPDLLKQATQAQALAANPTPLIVAAVIYVAFLWPLVAAVSRMERRFAARRR, encoded by the coding sequence ATGGATATATTCGACACCTTCCTGAACGCCGAGATCATGCGGCGCAGCCTGCCCATGCTGATGCAGGGGCTGTGGATCACGCTCCAACTGGGCGCGGCCAGCATCGTCGCGGGATTGGCCCTGGGGCTGGCCCTTGCGATGACACGGCTTTACGCGGCCGCGCCCCTGCGCCTGCTGACGCGGGTCTATATCGACGTGTTCCGGTCCATTCCCCTGCTGGTGCTGCTGATCATCGTGTATTACGCCCTGCCATTCGTCGGCCTGCGCTTGTCGCCCTTCGTGTCGGCAATGACCGCTCTGACCCTGGTATCGGGCGCCTACACGGCCGAGATCTTTCGCGCGGGGATCGAGGCCATCCCAAAAGGCCAGTTCGAGGCGTCCGCCGCCTTGGGCCTCAGCGGGCCGCAGACGATGAAAGAGGTGATCCTGCCGCAGGCGGTCAAGATCGTCATCCCGCCCTTGACCAACAATTCGATCAACGTGGTCAAGGACACGGCGCTGGCTTCCGTTGTGGCGATGCCCGACCTGCTGAAGCAGGCGACGCAGGCGCAGGCCCTGGCCGCCAACCCCACGCCCTTGATCGTCGCGGCCGTGATCTATGTGGCTTTCCTGTGGCCGCTGGTCGCCGCCGTGTCGCGGATGGAACGCCGCTTTGCAGCCAGGAGGCGCTGA
- a CDS encoding FadR/GntR family transcriptional regulator, whose product MSRLIWDKGPVAQTIARRLQDMIRSGELRPGQKLPSQRILAEQLNVSRPSLREALLTLETLGLVQTLPARGSFVTDPASRPASLPWRYDNAHDLRDVFQTRVLIEAELCRLAATAMTPPLLEGLKNAAQAFEDAWQSGDLVAHVEADLALHLGIAMACPNRMLTDLYRTVQQLLTETQRQPIPNTDPDRMRQSIAEHWRILDALERGNGKAAGKRMRLHVQNTAGSAGVKL is encoded by the coding sequence ATGAGCAGGCTGATTTGGGACAAGGGGCCGGTCGCACAAACCATCGCGCGCCGTTTGCAGGACATGATCAGGTCGGGGGAATTGCGTCCGGGCCAGAAGCTGCCGTCGCAACGCATCCTGGCGGAACAGTTGAACGTGTCCCGACCGTCGCTGCGCGAGGCCCTGCTGACGCTGGAAACCCTGGGCTTGGTCCAGACCCTGCCCGCGCGGGGCAGCTTTGTGACCGATCCTGCCTCGCGCCCCGCATCGCTGCCCTGGCGGTACGACAATGCCCATGATTTGCGCGACGTGTTCCAGACGCGTGTCCTGATCGAGGCCGAACTGTGCCGCCTGGCAGCTACCGCCATGACGCCCCCCCTGCTGGAAGGCCTGAAGAACGCCGCCCAGGCCTTCGAGGATGCCTGGCAGTCCGGCGACCTGGTGGCCCATGTCGAGGCCGATCTGGCGCTTCACCTGGGCATCGCGATGGCTTGCCCCAACCGGATGCTGACCGACCTGTATCGCACGGTTCAGCAACTGCTGACGGAAACGCAGCGCCAGCCCATTCCGAACACCGACCCGGACCGAATGCGCCAATCGATTGCCGAGCATTGGCGGATCCTTGACGCCCTGGAACGGGGCAACGGCAAGGCGGCAGGAAAAAGAATGCGCCTCCATGTGCAGAACACTGCCGGATCCGCCGGGGTAAAGCTGTGA
- a CDS encoding 2Fe-2S iron-sulfur cluster-binding protein: MQITLHLNGAAHALDVDPRTTLLDALRHHLGLTGTKKGCDHGQCGACTVLMDGRRVNSCLTLACMAEDAQITTIEGLGSPDRLSPLQQQFLDHDGFQCGYCTPGQICSATAMLEEIAAGWPSHASETLDGPFDLSHAEIAERMSGNLCRCAAYSNIVAAIRQAAGTTDRREDAA; this comes from the coding sequence ATGCAGATCACACTTCACCTCAACGGCGCCGCCCATGCCCTGGACGTGGATCCGCGCACCACGCTTTTGGACGCATTGCGCCATCACCTGGGGCTGACCGGCACCAAGAAGGGCTGCGACCATGGGCAATGCGGCGCCTGCACGGTGCTGATGGACGGGCGCCGCGTCAATTCCTGCCTGACGCTGGCCTGCATGGCGGAAGACGCGCAGATCACCACCATCGAGGGTCTGGGCAGCCCGGATCGCCTGTCGCCCTTGCAGCAGCAGTTCCTGGACCATGACGGCTTCCAGTGCGGCTATTGCACGCCGGGGCAGATCTGTTCGGCCACGGCAATGCTGGAGGAGATCGCGGCAGGCTGGCCCAGCCACGCGTCGGAAACACTGGACGGACCCTTTGACCTGTCCCATGCCGAGATCGCCGAGCGGATGAGCGGCAACCTGTGCCGCTGCGCGGCCTATTCCAACATCGTCGCCGCCATCCGGCAGGCGGCGGGCACGACCGACCGGCGCGAGGACGCGGCATGA